GTCGACGTACATGTGCTTGAGCTCGACGTCGGGATAGGACTTGCCGAGCTGGGTGACGACCTTGCGCCAGAGCTCGGTCGTCTCGAGGACGTTGGCCTTGTCGATGCTGGTCACTTGCTTGCGGCGGCCGCGGGCGACCTCGAAGGCCAGCTTGGCGATGCGCTCGATCTCGTGGGTGGTGTAAACCATCGTGTTGACGCCGCGCTCCTGGCCGTCGGCCAGCTTCTCCACCCCCTTGGGCTTGCCGAAATAAATGTCGCCGGTCAGCTCGCGCAGCACCATGATGTCGATGCCTTCGATCACCTCGCGCTTCAGTGAAGAAGCGTCGACCAATGCCGGGTAAACCTTGGCCGGGCGGAGGTTGGCGAAAAGACCGAGCTCGCTGCGCAGGGCCAAAAGCGCCCGCTCCGGCCGCACCGAGTAGTCGAGCTCCTCCCACTTGGGCCCGCCGACCGCGCCCAAGAGGACGGCGTCGGCAGCCTTGGCCAAATTCAAGGTCGCCTCGCTGAGCGGCTTGCCGTGGGCGTCGTAGGCGCAGCCGCCGACCAAGTCGTTTTCGAACTCGAGGCCCAACTTTTC
This genomic interval from bacterium contains the following:
- the leuB gene encoding 3-isopropylmalate dehydrogenase, whose translation is MTKILVLAGDGIGPEVMAETVKILDFVNQQEKLGLEFENDLVGGCAYDAHGKPLSEATLNLAKAADAVLLGAVGGPKWEELDYSVRPERALLALRSELGLFANLRPAKVYPALVDASSLKREVIEGIDIMVLRELTGDIYFGKPKGVEKLADGQERGVNTMVYTTHEIERIAKLAFEVARGRRKQVTSIDKANVLETTELWRKVVTQLGKSYPDVELKHMYVDNCAMQLVRYPKQFDVIVTGNLFGDILSDEAAMLTGSIGMLPSASLASSKKGMYEPIHGSAPDIAGKGVANPIATILSAAMMLDLTFGKKESAQKIEKSVEKVLEAGLRTADIAKPGEAKASTQAAGQAILAELKNSY